From the Pangasianodon hypophthalmus isolate fPanHyp1 chromosome 17, fPanHyp1.pri, whole genome shotgun sequence genome, one window contains:
- the LOC113524150 gene encoding myosin regulatory light chain 2B, cardiac muscle isoform — protein sequence MAPKKAKKKEAVSSNVFSMFEQSQIQEFKEAFTIMDQNRDGFIDKNDLRDTFAALGRLNVGNDELDEMLKEAPGPINFTIFLSMFGEKLKGTDPEENILAAFKIFDPEGTGIIKGEEIKYHLMSQADKFTEAEVNQMFTNFPLDVAGNLDYKNLCYVITHGEDKEQE from the exons ATG GCTCCCAAAAAGGCAAAGAAGAAGGAAGCTGTGAGCTCCAACGTGTTCAGCATGTTCGAGCAGTCTCAGATCCAAGAGTTTAAGGAG gCTTTCACCATCATGGACCAGAACAGAGACGGATTCATCGACAAGAACGACCTGAGAGACACATTCGCTGCcctgg gacgTCTGAACGTGGGTAATGATGAGCTGGATGAGATGCTGAAGGAAGCTCCAGGTCCCATAAACTTCACCATCTTCCTCAGCATGTTCGGAGAGAAACTCAAGG GAACGGATCCTGAGGAGAACATTCTGGCCGCCTTCAAGATATTTGACCCTGAAGGAACGGGCATCATTAAAGGAGAAGA gATCAAATACCATCTCATGTCCCAGGCAGACAAATTCACAGAGGCAGAG GTAAATCAGATGTTCACAAACTTCCCGCTGGACGTTGCTGGAAACCTGGACTACAAAAACCTGTGCTACGTCATCACTCACGGAGAGGACAAGGAGCAGGAGTGA